Proteins co-encoded in one Natronorubrum daqingense genomic window:
- a CDS encoding glycerate kinase type-2 family protein, with product MIDNRTQLATSDARETALECLEAGLAAGHPERVIRDAVSLEGDALRVEDATYDLAVYEKIVVLGGGNAAAHVASALEVVLGDRIDGGVVVTDDPAETSRVRVLEGDHPVPSERGVEHTRELLAAADACGDRTLVLAAITGGGSSLMAAPADGISLEALERTTTALLESGADIHEINAVRKHLSALKGGQLARRIEPATAVSLVCSDVVGNDLSVVASGPLAPDESTYADALAVLERYDLDVPRSVADRLEAGESGVHPETPGPEASSFDAVSTHVVADGMTVLEAARDAATKRGYETLVLSSRIRGEARAAATAHVAIAEEARAMGTPVSTPAVILSGGETTVTVEGDGRGGPNQEFATSAGIELAAVAAGDSSGGDDTTAVAAIDTDGVDGTSAAAGALVDATTVEDRTLAREALEANDVAPYLEARKAAIQTGPTGTNLNDLRIVVLE from the coding sequence GTGATCGACAACCGGACGCAGTTAGCCACGAGCGACGCACGGGAGACGGCGCTCGAGTGTCTCGAAGCCGGCCTCGCGGCGGGCCATCCCGAGCGCGTGATCCGGGACGCGGTCTCGCTCGAGGGGGACGCGCTCCGCGTGGAGGACGCGACGTACGACCTCGCGGTCTACGAGAAAATCGTGGTTCTCGGCGGCGGAAACGCGGCGGCACACGTCGCGAGCGCGCTCGAGGTCGTCCTCGGCGACCGAATCGACGGGGGCGTCGTCGTCACCGACGATCCGGCCGAGACGAGTCGCGTCAGGGTGCTCGAGGGCGATCACCCGGTGCCGAGCGAACGCGGCGTCGAGCACACGCGGGAACTCCTCGCTGCGGCGGACGCCTGCGGGGACCGAACGCTCGTCCTCGCGGCGATTACCGGCGGCGGGAGTTCGCTCATGGCGGCCCCCGCGGACGGCATCTCGCTCGAGGCCCTCGAGCGGACGACGACGGCCTTACTCGAGAGCGGAGCCGACATCCACGAGATCAACGCCGTCAGAAAGCACCTCTCGGCGCTCAAAGGCGGCCAGTTGGCGCGGCGGATCGAACCGGCGACGGCCGTCTCGCTGGTTTGCAGCGACGTCGTCGGCAACGATCTGAGCGTCGTGGCGAGTGGGCCCCTCGCGCCCGACGAGTCGACGTACGCCGACGCACTCGCCGTCCTCGAGCGATACGACCTCGACGTTCCTCGGTCCGTCGCGGACCGACTCGAGGCCGGCGAATCCGGCGTCCACCCCGAAACGCCCGGCCCCGAAGCGTCGTCGTTCGACGCCGTTTCGACGCACGTCGTCGCCGACGGGATGACCGTACTCGAGGCTGCTCGGGACGCGGCGACGAAGCGAGGGTACGAAACGCTCGTGCTCTCTTCGCGCATCCGCGGGGAGGCTCGAGCGGCGGCGACCGCACACGTCGCGATCGCCGAAGAAGCCCGCGCCATGGGGACGCCGGTGTCGACCCCGGCGGTGATCCTCTCGGGCGGCGAAACGACCGTGACGGTCGAGGGTGACGGTCGCGGCGGGCCGAACCAGGAGTTCGCGACGAGTGCGGGGATCGAACTCGCGGCCGTCGCTGCGGGCGACTCTTCCGGCGGTGACGACACCACCGCCGTTGCCGCGATCGATACGGATGGCGTCGACGGCACGAGCGCTGCGGCGGGGGCGCTCGTCGACGCGACGACCGTCGAGGATCGAACGCTCGCGCGGGAGGCACTCGAGGCCAACGACGTCGCGCCGTATCTCGAAGCGCGCAAGGCGGCGATCCAGACGGGACCGACCGGGACGAACCTCAACGACCTCCGAATCGTCGTCCTCGAGTGA
- a CDS encoding potassium channel family protein, which produces MMFVIVGYGRVGSRTVRILDDEGHEVVVVDDDADRCDRAESDGFETVRGSGADEEVLLDAGIDRADAIGAFTPDLNVNFAACMVGEHHGCRTVLRIDEDYREDIYEKYAADVDEIIYPERLGAAGAKTAMLGGDFNVVADLAANLQLTVLEVSSDSPAIGKRISEVELPADARIYAHGRERDSLTIPLPGIELEAGDEVAIITETERSDDVRAALQTASS; this is translated from the coding sequence ATGATGTTCGTTATCGTAGGGTACGGCCGCGTCGGCTCGAGAACGGTCCGGATCTTAGACGACGAGGGTCACGAGGTCGTCGTCGTCGACGACGACGCTGACCGGTGTGACCGAGCCGAATCCGACGGGTTCGAAACGGTGCGGGGGAGCGGCGCTGACGAGGAAGTCTTGCTCGACGCTGGAATCGATAGGGCCGACGCCATTGGCGCGTTCACCCCCGACCTCAACGTCAACTTCGCCGCCTGCATGGTCGGCGAGCACCACGGCTGTCGAACGGTCTTGCGGATCGACGAGGACTACCGAGAGGACATCTACGAGAAGTACGCCGCGGACGTCGACGAGATCATCTATCCCGAGCGACTCGGGGCCGCCGGTGCCAAGACGGCCATGCTGGGGGGCGATTTCAACGTCGTCGCCGACCTCGCCGCGAACTTGCAACTCACCGTCCTCGAGGTTTCGAGCGATTCGCCGGCGATCGGGAAACGAATCAGCGAAGTCGAGTTGCCCGCGGACGCGCGGATCTACGCCCACGGGCGCGAACGCGATTCGCTGACGATTCCGCTGCCGGGCATCGAACTCGAGGCCGGCGACGAGGTCGCGATTATCACGGAAACCGAGCGCTCGGACGATGTTCGGGCGGCGTTGCAGACGGCGAGTTCCTGA
- a CDS encoding DNA methyltransferase: MTDDGDRHRQSRLVTDDDGEFDADRARDESLPVEDGEVIDTDELADHQRYVEGRGIYDERNRVNDLTGKEWKFATKSVIAESYPPDVQHDLRSEHGGQKPPRLCADLIGRFSKAGDTVLDPFAGVGGTLLGASFCEHEHSGLREAIGFERTERWIEVYEETLERENEERLARGEPPLAEQDVRHGDCAELIADVPADSVDLLLTDVPYWHMDELEQTRNERATRESKLGSFDANDGSDGTADSDAGSEAATETDAGDADVAATPSKADWLADMAEKFDRFSEALAPDGHVVVFIGDMYRERSYEFLSADLARAIESTAPLSLVANLIWYDPTKDLHVYGYPFSFVPSMVHQNVLVFRPEDPA; this comes from the coding sequence ATGACAGACGACGGGGACCGACACCGACAGAGTCGGTTGGTAACCGACGACGACGGCGAATTCGACGCCGACCGGGCTCGAGACGAGTCGCTTCCGGTCGAAGACGGCGAGGTGATCGACACCGACGAACTGGCGGATCACCAACGTTACGTCGAAGGACGGGGGATCTACGACGAACGAAATCGGGTCAACGACCTCACCGGCAAGGAGTGGAAGTTCGCGACGAAGTCGGTGATCGCGGAGAGCTATCCGCCGGACGTCCAACACGACCTGCGAAGCGAACACGGCGGGCAGAAGCCGCCCAGACTCTGTGCGGACCTAATCGGTCGGTTTAGCAAGGCCGGAGACACCGTCCTCGACCCCTTCGCGGGTGTCGGCGGCACCTTACTCGGCGCGAGTTTCTGCGAGCACGAACACTCGGGGCTCCGCGAGGCCATCGGATTCGAACGAACCGAGCGCTGGATCGAGGTCTACGAGGAAACCCTCGAGCGCGAGAACGAGGAGCGACTCGCTCGCGGCGAACCGCCGCTGGCCGAACAGGACGTCCGCCACGGCGACTGCGCCGAGTTGATCGCGGACGTGCCCGCAGACTCGGTGGACCTCCTGTTGACCGACGTTCCCTATTGGCACATGGACGAACTCGAGCAGACGCGCAACGAACGGGCGACCCGGGAGAGCAAACTCGGGTCGTTCGACGCGAACGACGGATCGGACGGAACGGCCGACAGCGATGCGGGGAGCGAGGCCGCCACTGAAACGGACGCGGGGGACGCCGACGTAGCCGCGACGCCGTCGAAAGCCGACTGGCTGGCCGACATGGCCGAAAAGTTCGATCGGTTCAGCGAGGCGCTCGCTCCGGACGGCCACGTCGTCGTCTTCATCGGCGACATGTACCGCGAGCGCTCCTACGAATTTCTGTCGGCCGACCTCGCTCGAGCGATCGAATCGACGGCGCCGCTCTCGCTCGTCGCGAACCTAATCTGGTACGACCCGACGAAAGACCTCCACGTCTACGGCTACCCGTTCTCGTTCGTGCCGTCGATGGTCCACCAGAACGTCCTCGTCTTCCGACCCGAGGACCCCGCGTGA
- a CDS encoding DUF7513 family protein, whose amino-acid sequence MSLFSKYLKGWTFRSTTPSFDVNDEIDVFVAESNSDGNGHAYIGDTHLIVEDAGPETVEKRVRVRITEFDETNATGRGEFLEVVGESSYSQ is encoded by the coding sequence ATGAGTCTCTTCAGTAAGTACCTCAAAGGCTGGACGTTCCGGAGCACCACGCCGTCGTTCGACGTGAACGACGAGATCGACGTCTTCGTCGCCGAATCGAACAGCGACGGAAACGGCCACGCCTACATCGGTGACACGCACCTGATCGTCGAGGACGCCGGTCCGGAAACGGTCGAAAAACGCGTTCGGGTCCGAATCACCGAGTTCGACGAAACGAACGCGACCGGTCGAGGCGAGTTCCTCGAGGTCGTCGGCGAGAGTTCCTACTCCCAGTAG